A genomic window from Lentibacter algarum includes:
- a CDS encoding protein-L-isoaspartate(D-aspartate) O-methyltransferase, whose amino-acid sequence MTDPALDLQEQKMQFIYALRSKGVIDQRVLAAMERMDRGHFVRGTFEERAYEDTPLPIACGQTISQPSVVGLMTQALEVGPRDKVLEVGTGSGYQAAILSLLARRVYTIERHRRLVRETQALFQRLDLTNVTAMAGDGSFGLPDQAPFDRIIVTAAAEDPPGPLLAQLKIGGIMIVPVGQSDAVQSLIKVTRNDDGFDYEELRPVRFVPLLEGLGKEA is encoded by the coding sequence ATGACCGATCCCGCGCTGGACCTTCAAGAACAGAAAATGCAGTTCATCTACGCGCTGCGCTCCAAAGGGGTGATTGATCAGCGCGTGCTTGCCGCTATGGAGCGGATGGATCGCGGCCACTTCGTGCGCGGCACGTTTGAAGAGCGCGCCTACGAGGACACGCCCCTGCCCATCGCTTGTGGCCAGACCATTTCCCAGCCTTCGGTTGTGGGCCTGATGACTCAGGCGCTTGAGGTCGGCCCGCGCGACAAGGTGCTCGAGGTCGGCACCGGCTCAGGCTATCAAGCCGCAATCCTCAGCCTCTTGGCCCGCCGCGTCTATACGATCGAGCGCCACAGACGCCTCGTGCGCGAAACCCAAGCGCTGTTCCAGCGCCTTGATCTGACCAATGTGACAGCCATGGCGGGCGACGGTAGCTTCGGGCTGCCGGATCAAGCCCCCTTTGATCGCATAATCGTGACGGCCGCTGCAGAAGACCCTCCCGGCCCACTCTTGGCTCAGCTCAAAATTGGCGGTATCATGATCGTACCCGTCGGGCAGTCTGATGCGGTGCAAAGCCTGATCAAAGTCACACGGAACGACGACGGGTTTGATTATGAAGAACTGCGCCCTGTGCGCTTTGTGCCCCTGCTGGAGGGGCTCGGAAAAGAAGCCTGA
- the purF gene encoding amidophosphoribosyltransferase, with amino-acid sequence MSSAKPFFAHPFDDDKLKEECGVFGVTGVTDAANFVALGLHALQHRGQEAGGIVSYHPDHDFNSVRRFGYVRDNFTKQSLMETLPGSLSIGHVRYSTAGSKAAAIRDVQPFFGEFSMGGAAIAHNGNITNADALRRELIERGSIFQSSSDSECIIHLMARSLQRNIPERMEDALRRVEGAFSIVAMTRTKLIGVRDPLGVRPLVLGQIGEGWVLSSETCALDIIGATYVREIEPGEMVVITGEKVESSFPFRRQKPRFCIFEHVYFSRPDSIIGGRSVYETRRQIGVELAREAPVEADLVCPVPDSGTPAAIGFSQESGIPYAMGIIRNQYMGRTFIEPTESIRNMGVRLKLNVNRALIQGKRVILVDDSVVRGTTSRKIKEMILDAGAAEVHFRIASPPTAWPCFYGVDTPQREKLLAATMSEEEMREHLAVDSLKFISLDGLYRAVGEAEGRNKSCPQYCDACFSGEYPVVPADMVSKGFEMKAAE; translated from the coding sequence GCCCTCGGCCTTCATGCCCTTCAGCACCGTGGCCAAGAAGCTGGCGGGATCGTTTCATACCATCCTGATCACGACTTCAACTCCGTGCGCCGTTTTGGGTATGTGCGCGATAATTTCACCAAACAATCCCTGATGGAAACACTGCCCGGCTCGCTCTCAATCGGCCATGTGCGCTATTCCACAGCAGGTTCCAAAGCCGCTGCCATCCGCGATGTGCAGCCCTTCTTTGGCGAGTTTTCCATGGGTGGCGCCGCGATTGCGCACAACGGCAACATCACAAACGCCGACGCTCTGCGCCGTGAGCTGATCGAACGCGGCAGCATCTTCCAGTCAAGCTCAGACTCAGAGTGCATTATTCATCTCATGGCCCGCAGCTTGCAGCGCAACATCCCCGAGCGGATGGAAGACGCGCTGCGCCGCGTCGAAGGCGCATTTTCCATCGTCGCCATGACCCGCACCAAGCTCATCGGCGTACGCGATCCGCTCGGTGTTCGCCCACTCGTCCTTGGCCAAATCGGCGAGGGCTGGGTTCTCAGCTCAGAAACCTGTGCTCTTGATATCATTGGCGCAACCTATGTGCGTGAAATCGAACCAGGCGAAATGGTCGTCATCACAGGCGAAAAAGTCGAGAGCAGCTTCCCGTTCCGCCGGCAAAAGCCACGGTTCTGTATCTTTGAGCATGTTTACTTCTCACGCCCTGACAGCATCATTGGTGGCCGCTCGGTCTATGAAACGCGCCGCCAAATCGGTGTAGAGCTGGCCCGCGAAGCCCCCGTCGAGGCCGATCTTGTCTGCCCTGTCCCGGATTCTGGGACACCTGCGGCCATCGGCTTTTCTCAAGAGAGCGGCATTCCCTACGCGATGGGCATCATCCGCAATCAATACATGGGCCGGACCTTTATCGAACCTACGGAAAGCATCCGCAATATGGGTGTGCGCCTCAAGCTCAACGTCAACCGCGCGCTCATTCAGGGCAAACGCGTGATCCTTGTCGATGACAGCGTTGTGCGCGGGACGACCAGCCGAAAGATCAAGGAGATGATCCTCGATGCCGGCGCCGCCGAGGTCCACTTCCGCATCGCATCCCCCCCGACAGCATGGCCCTGTTTTTACGGCGTTGACACACCACAACGCGAAAAGCTTCTCGCCGCAACAATGTCCGAGGAAGAAATGCGCGAGCATCTCGCTGTGGACAGCCTCAAATTTATCTCTCTAGACGGGCTTTACCGCGCCGTTGGCGAGGCCGAAGGCCGCAACAAGAGTTGTCCACAATATTGCGACGCCTGCTTCTCTGGTGAGTACCCTGTCGTGCCTGCAGACATGGTCTCAAAAGGCTTTGAGATGAAGGCCGCTGAGTAA
- a CDS encoding SDR family oxidoreductase, giving the protein MTDKIALITGASRGLGAALAEALCETHHIVAVGRTTGALEELDDRIKAKGGQATLAPMDITNTEAMAQLCRSIYDRWGSVDIWAHTAAHTAPLSPADHMDMKGWEKSISINLTAAGLLIGYVSPLLTPDSNALFFEDTHGGEKFFGAYGTTKTAQIALARSWQAETVKTGPKVHILKPKPLATALRARFFPGEDRAPLAPPATEAARLLAELRS; this is encoded by the coding sequence ATGACAGATAAAATCGCCCTTATTACCGGCGCGTCTCGCGGGCTTGGAGCAGCCCTTGCCGAAGCCCTTTGCGAAACTCATCATATCGTCGCTGTCGGGCGCACAACAGGCGCTCTGGAAGAACTTGATGACCGCATCAAGGCCAAGGGCGGGCAAGCAACACTTGCGCCCATGGACATCACCAACACCGAGGCCATGGCGCAGCTCTGCCGCTCGATTTATGACCGCTGGGGCAGCGTGGATATCTGGGCACATACTGCAGCCCACACCGCCCCCCTTTCACCAGCCGATCACATGGACATGAAGGGCTGGGAAAAATCAATCAGCATCAACCTCACAGCGGCTGGGTTGTTGATCGGGTATGTTTCCCCCCTGCTCACACCAGACAGCAACGCGCTCTTCTTTGAAGACACACACGGCGGAGAGAAGTTTTTTGGCGCCTATGGCACAACCAAAACCGCTCAAATCGCGCTCGCCCGCAGCTGGCAGGCCGAGACCGTCAAAACAGGCCCCAAGGTTCACATCCTGAAGCCCAAGCCGCTGGCAACGGCCCTGCGTGCCCGCTTCTTCCCGGGCGAAGACCGCGCCCCCCTTGCGCCGCCTGCCACTGAGGCCGCACGCCTCCTTGCCGAATTGCGCAGCTAA
- the surE gene encoding 5'/3'-nucleotidase SurE, producing MRILLTNDDGINAPGLKSLEKIAWDLAGAKGEVWVVAPAFEQSGVGHCISYTHPMMVQKMGKQRYAAEGSPADCVLAALHDILPERPDLVLSGVNRGNNSAENALYSGTLGGAMEAALQGLPAVALSQYLGPENVDIDNPFEAAEVHGAALLRKILTAAPKTEQDYRLFYNVNFPPVPAAGVKGSRVAVQGFRQGVTFGVEPHLSPSGRRFLWIKGHDQRVPSTPGSDADVNLDGYISITPMRADLTAHDMLSQFESLNT from the coding sequence ATGCGTATTCTTCTCACCAATGACGACGGCATCAATGCCCCCGGCCTGAAATCGCTCGAAAAAATAGCGTGGGATCTGGCTGGCGCGAAGGGCGAAGTCTGGGTTGTCGCCCCTGCATTTGAGCAGTCAGGCGTTGGCCATTGCATCAGTTATACGCATCCGATGATGGTGCAGAAGATGGGCAAGCAGCGCTACGCTGCCGAAGGCTCTCCTGCCGATTGCGTTCTCGCAGCGCTGCATGACATCCTGCCCGAGCGGCCCGACCTTGTGCTGTCTGGCGTCAACCGCGGCAACAACTCTGCCGAAAATGCGCTCTATTCAGGCACACTTGGCGGCGCAATGGAAGCCGCGCTACAAGGCCTGCCTGCCGTAGCCCTGTCACAATACCTTGGGCCAGAGAACGTTGACATCGACAATCCGTTTGAAGCCGCTGAGGTCCATGGCGCAGCGCTTCTGCGCAAAATCCTCACAGCCGCGCCCAAAACAGAACAGGACTACCGCCTGTTTTACAACGTCAATTTCCCGCCCGTTCCCGCTGCTGGGGTCAAGGGCAGCCGCGTCGCCGTTCAAGGATTCCGCCAAGGTGTCACGTTCGGTGTAGAGCCGCACTTGTCACCGTCTGGCCGCCGCTTCCTCTGGATCAAAGGCCACGACCAGCGCGTGCCCTCCACGCCTGGCTCGGATGCGGACGTCAATCTAGACGGCTATATCTCCATCACGCCCATGCGTGCCGATCTGACGGCTCATGACATGCTGAGCCAGTTTGAAAGCCTCAACACATGA